From a region of the Acinetobacter calcoaceticus genome:
- a CDS encoding PLP-dependent aminotransferase family protein: protein MTFQYQVLANQLAHRIYQDELKPHQKLISLRDFARQHSISLSTAKSCYELLEARGLIYVKPKSGYFVVARVQSSTIPDSPDFLSLPRQVSNLELHNQIQEAALQSHLVPLGSIQLTPHFIPVDGLRRSIQRALKNCQPQDFLYCNKQGHEQLRKALSDHWREDGIYIAPEEIFITNGCMPALSLVVQKLTEVGDSILIPTPTYNGHLQLLASLKRQIVEIPADHRGIDLERLESLMQQGLAKVCLMTANYQNPLGYCFSNAEKQKIAELAAKYQCFIIEDDIFGECGYSNERPLPIRYWDREGYVIWCGSVSKSLSSAYRVGWFCLSAKLQHLRLELLASNIGVNTPLQLGLADFIYSRGYREHLEQLRPNLMRQVEQYRSCILRAFDGLPIALSQPEGGYALWIQLPKNVDTLALYYTAKAEGITVVPGHVFGEDERYRHFIRLNAGHELTADVRQAISDLAEWSRQQMKTVS, encoded by the coding sequence ATGACTTTTCAATATCAGGTTCTTGCCAATCAATTAGCTCATCGTATTTATCAAGATGAGCTTAAACCTCATCAGAAGCTTATTTCTTTACGAGATTTTGCTCGTCAGCACAGCATTAGCTTAAGCACCGCAAAAAGTTGTTATGAATTGCTTGAGGCAAGAGGCTTAATTTATGTAAAGCCGAAATCTGGTTATTTTGTGGTGGCTCGCGTCCAATCGAGTACTATTCCTGATAGCCCAGATTTTCTGTCTTTACCTCGGCAAGTCTCAAATCTGGAGTTGCATAACCAGATTCAAGAGGCTGCCTTACAAAGTCATCTTGTACCGTTGGGTTCTATTCAGTTGACGCCTCATTTTATTCCTGTGGATGGTTTACGCCGTTCTATTCAACGTGCTTTAAAAAATTGTCAGCCACAAGACTTTCTCTACTGTAATAAACAAGGACATGAGCAATTAAGAAAAGCGCTTTCTGATCATTGGCGTGAAGATGGTATTTACATTGCTCCGGAAGAAATTTTTATTACTAATGGTTGCATGCCTGCTTTGTCTTTAGTGGTTCAGAAGCTCACTGAAGTGGGCGATAGTATCCTTATTCCTACACCTACCTATAATGGTCATTTACAGTTATTAGCAAGTTTAAAACGACAGATTGTTGAGATTCCAGCAGATCATCGTGGAATCGATCTTGAGCGCTTAGAGTCATTGATGCAGCAGGGGTTGGCGAAGGTTTGCTTAATGACAGCGAACTATCAAAACCCTTTGGGATATTGTTTTAGCAATGCAGAAAAACAAAAGATTGCTGAATTAGCTGCAAAATATCAGTGCTTTATTATTGAAGACGATATTTTTGGTGAGTGTGGTTACAGTAATGAGCGTCCGTTGCCTATTCGCTATTGGGACCGTGAAGGCTATGTCATTTGGTGTGGGTCGGTTTCCAAGTCGCTGTCGAGCGCGTATCGGGTAGGGTGGTTTTGTTTAAGTGCAAAGCTACAGCATTTAAGACTTGAGCTGTTAGCAAGCAATATTGGTGTGAATACGCCTCTACAATTAGGTCTGGCAGATTTTATTTATAGCCGTGGTTACCGAGAGCATTTAGAGCAGCTACGGCCAAATTTAATGCGACAAGTCGAGCAGTACCGCAGCTGTATTTTAAGAGCCTTTGACGGCCTTCCAATTGCATTGAGTCAGCCAGAAGGAGGCTATGCACTCTGGATACAGTTACCTAAGAATGTAGATACCTTAGCGCTGTATTACACTGCAAAAGCTGAAGGAATTACCGTGGTTCCTGGTCATGTTTTTGGTGAAGATGAACGTTATCGACATTTCATTCGTTTAAACGCGGGTCATGAATTAACCGCAGATGTCCGCCAAGCAATTAGTGACTTGGCGGAATGGTCACGGCAACAGATGAAAACAGTAAGTTAG
- a CDS encoding DNA-3-methyladenine glycosylase I, protein MKTQRCGWCSNDPLYIAYHDEEWGKPEHDEARLFEMLCLEGQQAGLSWITVLKKRESYRQHFFNHPITEIASFTDDFLELKLSDAGLIRHLGKLKAIRDNAIAWQALKAQVGDVTTWLWQFVDAAPQQNDVVDYRQAPAQTELSVKLSKILKKNGFKFVGPTTCYAFMQAVGMVNDHENDCQFKAS, encoded by the coding sequence ATGAAAACTCAACGCTGCGGATGGTGCTCCAACGATCCTCTCTATATTGCCTATCACGATGAAGAATGGGGTAAACCAGAACATGATGAAGCACGATTATTTGAAATGCTTTGTCTGGAAGGTCAGCAAGCGGGCTTATCTTGGATTACCGTACTCAAAAAAAGAGAAAGTTACCGTCAGCACTTTTTTAATCATCCGATTACAGAAATTGCCTCATTCACAGATGACTTTTTAGAACTCAAATTATCCGATGCGGGTTTAATTCGCCACTTAGGCAAACTTAAAGCCATTCGTGATAATGCCATTGCTTGGCAAGCACTCAAAGCACAAGTCGGTGATGTCACTACATGGCTTTGGCAATTTGTAGATGCGGCCCCACAACAAAACGATGTTGTAGATTATCGTCAGGCACCAGCACAAACCGAACTCAGTGTAAAACTTTCCAAAATACTCAAAAAGAATGGCTTCAAATTCGTTGGCCCAACCACCTGTTATGCTTTTATGCAAGCAGTAGGCATGGTCAATGATCATGAAAACGATTGTCAATTTAAAGCTTCATAA
- the dkgB gene encoding 2,5-didehydrogluconate reductase DkgB, whose product MNIPRFGLGTFRLKEQAVIDSVKNALDVGYRAIDTAQIYDNEAAIGQAIAESGVSRQDLFLTTKIWVDNFAQDKFIPSLKESLQKLHSDHVDLTLIHWPAPDLGVSIPEIMQLLLEAKQQGLTKQIGISNFNIELTQQAIDTIGAEHIATNQIELSPYLQNHKLVNFLQEKNIDVTSYMTLAYGKVLQDPVLAEIAAAHQATTAQIALAWALQRGFAVIPSSTKRENLMSNLKAQDIELTSAEMQLIAELDRNSREVSPEPWAPVWD is encoded by the coding sequence ATGAATATCCCACGTTTTGGCCTAGGAACTTTCCGTCTAAAAGAGCAAGCGGTGATTGATTCTGTTAAAAATGCTTTAGATGTAGGTTACCGTGCAATTGATACGGCTCAAATTTATGACAATGAAGCAGCAATTGGTCAAGCCATTGCCGAAAGCGGTGTATCACGTCAGGACTTATTTCTAACCACAAAAATCTGGGTAGATAATTTTGCTCAAGATAAGTTTATTCCAAGCTTAAAAGAAAGCTTACAAAAGCTTCATAGTGACCATGTCGATTTAACTTTGATTCACTGGCCAGCACCAGATTTAGGTGTTTCGATTCCTGAAATCATGCAGCTTTTACTTGAAGCAAAACAACAAGGCCTTACTAAACAAATTGGTATCTCAAACTTCAATATTGAGCTTACCCAACAAGCAATTGACACAATTGGCGCAGAACATATTGCAACCAACCAGATTGAACTAAGCCCCTACCTTCAAAACCACAAACTTGTGAACTTCTTACAAGAGAAGAATATTGATGTCACTTCATATATGACGCTTGCGTACGGCAAGGTGCTTCAAGACCCAGTTCTAGCTGAAATTGCAGCAGCTCATCAAGCAACAACAGCGCAAATTGCGCTGGCATGGGCATTGCAACGTGGCTTTGCGGTCATTCCATCTTCGACTAAACGTGAAAACCTGATGAGCAATTTAAAAGCACAGGATATCGAGTTAACTTCGGCTGAAATGCAACTGATTGCCGAACTTGATCGTAACAGTCGTGAAGTTAGCCCAGAGCCATGGGCACCTGTTTGGGACTAA
- a CDS encoding dienelactone hydrolase family protein, with translation MSTAIKTREIQYTAPDGSHLIGYFAAPDSETPVAGVIVGPEWWGRNEYTEQRARELAEHGYAALAIDMYGDKKVTTTAAQAYEWMMQTFENLDTVTDRANAALQTLAAQPEVNSEKLAAIGFCYGGKVVLDLARSGAPLKAVATFHGTLTPKAPAQKGNIQGEVLVLHGELDSMVTLEDVANFEKEMQAAEVKHEVVVLEGAKHGFSNPLADEKAKANGVDLGYNSEAEKQGLAKMYALLDRTLK, from the coding sequence ATGAGTACAGCAATTAAAACCCGTGAAATTCAATATACTGCACCAGATGGCAGCCATTTAATTGGCTACTTTGCGGCTCCAGATAGTGAAACACCTGTTGCGGGTGTGATTGTTGGTCCTGAGTGGTGGGGTCGTAACGAATATACCGAACAACGTGCACGTGAGCTTGCCGAACATGGTTATGCTGCGCTTGCAATTGATATGTACGGCGATAAAAAAGTAACCACGACTGCAGCTCAAGCCTATGAATGGATGATGCAGACATTTGAAAATTTAGACACAGTTACTGATCGTGCCAATGCAGCGCTTCAAACTCTAGCTGCTCAGCCAGAAGTAAATAGTGAAAAACTTGCCGCTATTGGTTTTTGCTATGGCGGTAAAGTCGTGTTAGACCTCGCTCGCTCAGGTGCTCCACTGAAAGCAGTTGCAACATTCCATGGCACATTAACGCCTAAAGCACCTGCTCAAAAAGGCAACATTCAAGGTGAAGTTTTAGTACTACATGGTGAATTAGACAGTATGGTCACCTTAGAAGATGTTGCTAATTTTGAAAAAGAGATGCAAGCTGCTGAGGTTAAACACGAAGTAGTGGTTTTAGAAGGTGCTAAACATGGCTTTAGTAACCCGCTTGCAGATGAAAAAGCTAAAGCGAACGGTGTAGATCTTGGCTACAATAGCGAAGCGGAAAAACAAGGCCTTGCTAAAATGTACGCTTTGTTAGATCGTACTTTAAAATAA
- a CDS encoding MFS transporter, giving the protein MNTQSNTAFSLLALAIGAFAIGTTEFSPMGLLPNIANDLGISIPTAGMLITGYALGVMLGAPFMTLWFGGFARRNALIFLMAIFTVGNLIAAFSPSYMSLLGARLITSLNHGAFFGIGSVVAASIVPAHKQASAVATMFMGLTIANIGGVPLATWVGQNIGWRMSFLAISVLGIITMLALWKALPQGMVAQKPNVKAELKVLKRMPVILALLTTVLSAGAMFTLYTYIAPSLTEFTHASPTFITFMLMLIGVGFSIGNHLGGRFADLSINKTLIGFLVLLIVMMVTFPILAQSQIGAAVALVIWGAATFALVPPLQMRVMSVAHEAPGLASSVNIGAFNLGNAVGAAAGALVLDLGWGYSAVSFAGALLAGLGLLLVLFQIKRESSPTPALQQCSD; this is encoded by the coding sequence ATGAATACTCAATCAAATACAGCGTTTTCTTTATTGGCATTAGCCATTGGTGCCTTTGCCATTGGTACCACTGAATTTTCACCAATGGGATTGTTGCCGAATATCGCGAATGATTTAGGAATTTCAATTCCAACGGCCGGAATGTTAATTACAGGTTATGCACTTGGCGTAATGCTAGGTGCACCTTTCATGACCTTGTGGTTTGGTGGTTTTGCACGACGTAATGCACTTATTTTTCTCATGGCGATCTTTACGGTAGGTAACTTGATAGCGGCGTTTTCACCAAGTTATATGAGCTTATTAGGTGCGCGTCTCATCACCAGCCTTAATCATGGTGCTTTCTTCGGGATTGGCTCTGTTGTAGCAGCAAGCATTGTGCCCGCACATAAACAAGCCAGTGCTGTAGCCACTATGTTTATGGGCTTAACCATTGCCAACATTGGCGGTGTGCCTTTGGCAACATGGGTTGGGCAAAATATTGGTTGGCGCATGTCTTTCCTTGCGATCTCCGTGCTTGGCATCATTACCATGCTCGCTTTATGGAAAGCCCTACCACAAGGTATGGTTGCCCAAAAACCAAATGTGAAAGCTGAATTGAAAGTATTAAAGCGCATGCCTGTAATACTTGCATTGCTCACTACAGTACTCAGTGCGGGGGCAATGTTTACGCTATATACCTATATTGCGCCAAGTTTGACTGAGTTTACCCATGCTTCACCTACCTTCATTACTTTTATGCTGATGTTAATTGGTGTCGGTTTCTCGATTGGTAACCATTTAGGTGGCCGCTTTGCAGATTTATCTATCAACAAAACCCTAATTGGTTTCTTGGTTCTGTTGATTGTGATGATGGTGACTTTCCCAATTCTTGCACAAAGCCAGATTGGAGCAGCCGTTGCATTAGTGATCTGGGGCGCAGCCACTTTTGCTTTAGTTCCACCTTTGCAAATGCGTGTAATGTCAGTCGCTCACGAAGCACCAGGTCTTGCCTCTTCAGTAAATATTGGTGCGTTTAACCTCGGTAACGCAGTAGGAGCAGCAGCAGGTGCGTTAGTACTCGATTTAGGTTGGGGTTATAGCGCAGTTTCATTTGCTGGTGCTTTACTGGCTGGGTTAGGTTTGTTATTGGTTTTATTCCAAATCAAACGCGAAAGCAGCCCCACTCCCGCCTTGCAACAATGTTCAGATTAA
- a CDS encoding M23 family metallopeptidase: MRRFVSHFSLGFLILLLAACASAPKKPAPLSPAQVSKLKSMQLANRLPVPVKGVDRDELKDTWGAARSQGRSHEGIDILAPRGTKVYSATEGLVADLRNNNLGGKVIWILGPAGTWHYYAHLDGHKRGLNVGDYVKKGDLIGYVGNTGNARYTSPHLHYGLYLDGKGRGAINPYSYLR; this comes from the coding sequence GTGCGACGATTTGTTTCTCATTTCTCACTTGGTTTTTTAATTCTTCTATTGGCTGCCTGTGCCAGTGCACCTAAAAAACCAGCCCCACTCTCACCAGCTCAAGTCAGCAAGCTTAAAAGTATGCAACTCGCAAATCGACTTCCTGTGCCTGTGAAAGGTGTCGACCGAGATGAGTTAAAAGATACGTGGGGAGCTGCACGCAGTCAGGGCCGTAGTCATGAAGGAATTGATATTTTGGCTCCACGTGGAACCAAAGTGTACAGTGCGACCGAAGGGCTTGTTGCAGATCTGCGCAATAATAATCTCGGTGGTAAAGTCATCTGGATTTTAGGTCCAGCAGGAACATGGCATTATTATGCTCACCTTGATGGTCACAAACGTGGACTAAATGTCGGTGATTATGTCAAAAAAGGTGATCTAATCGGTTATGTCGGCAATACAGGCAATGCACGTTATACTTCACCTCATTTGCATTATGGTCTTTATCTAGATGGTAAAGGGCGTGGTGCTATTAACCCTTATTCTTATTTACGCTAG
- a CDS encoding YcgN family cysteine cluster protein, giving the protein MSTETSLRPLFWKNYTLEQLTQAEWEALCDGCGLCCLVKLEDEDTHEVAYTKVACKLLDCSTGGCSDYSNRQQQVPDCLQLTVESLKTIHWLPSSCAYKRLNEGKNLPSWHYLNTGSRQSVVKAKKSVAGRCISEVNVHEDDLEDYVVRWVR; this is encoded by the coding sequence ATGTCTACCGAGACCTCACTTCGCCCATTATTTTGGAAAAATTACACGCTTGAGCAACTGACTCAGGCTGAGTGGGAAGCTTTATGTGATGGTTGCGGTTTGTGTTGTCTAGTAAAGCTTGAAGATGAAGATACCCATGAGGTGGCTTATACCAAAGTGGCGTGTAAGTTACTTGATTGCAGTACAGGAGGTTGTTCGGACTATTCCAATCGTCAGCAACAAGTACCGGATTGCTTACAGTTAACGGTTGAGTCTTTAAAAACAATTCACTGGTTGCCATCAAGTTGTGCCTATAAGCGTTTGAATGAAGGTAAAAATTTACCTTCTTGGCATTACTTGAATACAGGCTCTAGACAAAGTGTGGTGAAAGCGAAAAAGTCAGTTGCAGGACGTTGTATTTCTGAAGTTAATGTCCATGAGGATGATCTTGAAGATTATGTGGTACGTTGGGTTCGTTAA
- a CDS encoding DUF1328 domain-containing protein, whose translation MFRWAIIFAVIALIASLLGFGGVAGLSKDFAVILLVVAVILAVIGFISRGRT comes from the coding sequence ATGTTCCGTTGGGCGATAATTTTTGCAGTGATTGCACTCATTGCCAGTCTATTAGGGTTTGGTGGTGTTGCAGGACTATCTAAAGACTTTGCCGTGATTTTATTAGTTGTGGCTGTAATTCTAGCTGTAATTGGGTTCATTTCCCGAGGCCGGACTTAA
- the ahr gene encoding NADPH-dependent aldehyde reductase Ahr — MSNNIIQAYAAMQAGEKLVPYQFNAGVLQPHQVEVKVEYCGLCHSDISVLNNEWRSTVYPVVAGHEIIGRIVALGSEAKGLQIGQRVGIGWTAESCQVCDECIGGQQVLCTGENVATIVGHAGGFADKVRAGWQWIIPLPDDLDPESAGPLLCGGITVFDPLLKHKIQATHHVGVIGIGGLGHMAIKLLKAWGCEITAFSSNPDKTEELKAMGADHVVNSRDTDAVKAQKGKFDLLLSTVNVTLNWRAFISTLAPNGSLHFLGLTLEPVPVSVGSLIDGAKSVTGSPTGSPAALRQLLKFAARKQIAPQIELFPMSQLNEAIERLHSGQARYRIVLKADFAE, encoded by the coding sequence ATGAGCAATAATATAATTCAAGCTTATGCCGCTATGCAGGCAGGTGAAAAACTGGTTCCTTACCAATTTAATGCAGGTGTATTACAACCGCATCAGGTTGAAGTAAAAGTTGAATACTGTGGTTTATGCCATTCTGATATTTCTGTTCTAAACAATGAATGGCGTTCAACTGTGTATCCGGTTGTTGCAGGACATGAAATTATTGGACGAATTGTTGCTTTGGGCTCAGAAGCTAAAGGTCTACAAATTGGACAACGTGTCGGTATTGGCTGGACCGCTGAGAGCTGCCAAGTATGTGATGAATGTATTGGTGGCCAGCAAGTCCTTTGTACGGGCGAAAATGTAGCAACAATCGTGGGACATGCCGGTGGTTTTGCCGATAAAGTACGGGCAGGCTGGCAGTGGATTATTCCCCTTCCCGATGATTTAGACCCAGAAAGTGCAGGTCCTTTACTTTGTGGCGGAATTACCGTTTTTGATCCGCTACTCAAACACAAAATTCAGGCAACACATCATGTCGGTGTGATTGGGATTGGTGGTTTAGGTCATATGGCCATTAAGCTACTTAAAGCTTGGGGCTGTGAAATCACGGCATTTAGTTCCAATCCTGACAAAACGGAAGAGCTCAAAGCAATGGGCGCCGATCATGTGGTGAATAGCCGTGACACAGACGCGGTAAAAGCACAAAAAGGTAAATTTGATTTATTGCTCAGTACCGTGAATGTGACCTTAAATTGGCGCGCTTTCATTTCTACGCTAGCACCAAACGGCTCTTTGCATTTCTTGGGACTTACCCTTGAACCTGTTCCAGTTTCTGTCGGTTCGCTTATTGACGGTGCTAAGTCAGTGACAGGTTCACCTACGGGCTCACCCGCCGCACTGCGTCAACTTTTAAAGTTCGCTGCACGTAAACAAATTGCGCCTCAAATTGAGCTGTTTCCAATGTCACAGCTCAATGAAGCAATTGAACGTTTACACTCAGGCCAAGCACGCTACCGTATTGTGCTTAAAGCAGACTTTGCAGAATAA
- a CDS encoding PQQ-dependent sugar dehydrogenase, giving the protein MMRRLAAPLLCSSFLLLMACGSNNTNSKDLEQKTSAKTEQSTSVKPSYQVETVAHFDEPWAITSLPDQRLLVTERQGKLKLFNPKNKQMLDVSGIPAVNYGGQGGLGDVVLHPDFAKNHWIYLSYATKGQGGSGAVISRVKLDLSNPNQPKLTDVKQIWQQVPKVSGQGHYGHRMLFGTDGKLWVSSGERQKFDPAQNMKSNLGKILRLNEDGTAAVGNPFYKQGGVTAEIWSLGHRNPLGMAFDAQGQLWVVEMGPKGGDELNLIVKGENYGYPIVSNGDHYSGQPIPDHHTHPEFKAPEIDWTPVISPSSLIIYRGQQFPAWQNKALIGGLSSEAIIVVDLQHKPVKEVQRLDMKQRIRGLHEAQDGSIWVIEDGSKARLLKLSKKAS; this is encoded by the coding sequence ATGATGAGACGATTAGCAGCCCCTTTATTATGTAGTAGTTTCTTATTGTTGATGGCCTGTGGCTCAAATAATACCAATTCAAAAGATCTAGAACAAAAAACCTCGGCTAAAACAGAACAATCTACTTCAGTCAAACCATCTTATCAGGTTGAAACGGTTGCACATTTTGATGAACCTTGGGCAATAACAAGTTTGCCAGATCAGCGTTTATTGGTCACTGAACGCCAAGGAAAATTAAAACTTTTTAATCCTAAAAATAAACAAATGTTGGATGTCTCTGGTATTCCAGCAGTGAATTATGGCGGACAAGGTGGATTAGGTGATGTGGTTTTACATCCTGACTTTGCCAAAAACCATTGGATTTATCTGAGCTATGCAACAAAAGGGCAAGGAGGATCTGGTGCCGTTATTTCACGCGTGAAACTAGATTTATCTAACCCCAATCAGCCAAAACTTACAGATGTGAAGCAGATTTGGCAGCAAGTACCCAAAGTTTCAGGTCAAGGCCATTATGGGCACCGAATGCTTTTTGGGACGGATGGAAAACTTTGGGTGAGTTCAGGTGAGCGACAAAAGTTTGATCCCGCCCAAAACATGAAAAGCAATTTAGGTAAAATCTTGCGCTTAAATGAGGATGGTACAGCAGCCGTAGGTAACCCTTTTTATAAGCAAGGCGGGGTCACTGCTGAAATATGGTCACTGGGACACCGTAATCCGTTAGGAATGGCCTTTGATGCTCAAGGACAACTATGGGTGGTTGAGATGGGACCTAAAGGTGGTGATGAGCTTAATCTCATCGTAAAAGGTGAAAATTATGGTTATCCAATCGTTTCAAATGGAGACCACTATTCGGGTCAACCTATTCCAGATCATCACACCCATCCAGAGTTTAAAGCGCCTGAAATTGACTGGACTCCTGTAATTTCTCCATCGAGTCTTATTATCTATCGTGGTCAGCAATTTCCTGCTTGGCAAAATAAGGCTTTAATTGGAGGCTTATCTTCCGAAGCAATTATTGTTGTGGATTTACAGCATAAACCTGTGAAAGAAGTGCAAAGACTAGATATGAAGCAACGTATTCGTGGTTTGCATGAAGCACAAGACGGTTCGATTTGGGTCATTGAAGATGGTTCAAAGGCACGCTTACTTAAGCTGAGTAAGAAAGCATCTTAA
- the mutY gene encoding A/G-specific adenine glycosylase — protein MPEFSFSDALLSWFDQHGRHDLPWQVVDDPYKVWVSEIMLQQTQVKTVLQYFDRFMERFPTVEALGHATWDEVAPYWAGLGYYARARNLHKAAGLVTQQGKFPETLEEWIALPGIGPSTAGALMSLGLRQYGVIMDGNVKRVLARFFAIEDDLSKPQHEREMWKLAGQLCPTQRNHDYTQAIMDLGATICTPKKPLCLYCPMQAHCQAYQQGLEQELPFKKPKKTPPVRTADVLIIQCEDEWFWQQRQSHGLWGGLFCLPILEIEHERLSLSQQFKLQPQTQSFQISHSFTHFTWLLNAHTFHVEPDQKEHLAIELEGQWLSPEQAVAKGVPTAMKKLISTSRS, from the coding sequence ATGCCTGAATTTTCTTTTTCTGATGCCCTTTTAAGCTGGTTCGATCAACATGGTCGTCATGATTTGCCGTGGCAAGTCGTAGATGATCCATATAAAGTCTGGGTTTCTGAAATCATGTTGCAGCAGACTCAGGTAAAAACAGTTCTGCAATACTTTGACCGCTTTATGGAGCGTTTTCCAACAGTAGAAGCCCTAGGCCATGCAACTTGGGATGAAGTAGCTCCTTACTGGGCTGGATTAGGTTATTACGCTCGTGCACGCAATTTGCATAAAGCGGCTGGCCTTGTCACTCAGCAAGGTAAGTTTCCTGAAACACTAGAAGAATGGATTGCCCTACCTGGTATTGGCCCCTCTACCGCAGGCGCGCTGATGTCTTTGGGATTACGTCAGTACGGCGTCATTATGGATGGTAATGTAAAACGTGTATTAGCCCGTTTTTTTGCTATTGAAGATGATTTAAGTAAGCCCCAACATGAACGTGAAATGTGGAAATTAGCTGGGCAACTTTGTCCAACTCAGCGCAACCATGACTACACTCAAGCCATTATGGACTTGGGTGCAACCATCTGTACGCCTAAAAAGCCTCTTTGTTTATATTGCCCAATGCAAGCTCATTGCCAAGCTTACCAGCAAGGTTTAGAACAAGAATTACCTTTTAAGAAACCGAAAAAAACACCGCCTGTTAGAACAGCAGATGTTCTTATCATCCAGTGTGAAGATGAATGGTTCTGGCAACAACGACAATCTCATGGTTTGTGGGGTGGTCTATTCTGTTTACCGATTTTAGAAATTGAACACGAACGTCTTAGCTTAAGTCAGCAATTTAAACTGCAACCTCAAACGCAAAGCTTTCAGATCAGTCATAGTTTCACTCATTTTACATGGCTACTTAATGCTCACACGTTCCACGTGGAACCTGATCAAAAAGAACATCTGGCAATTGAACTCGAAGGACAATGGCTGAGCCCAGAACAAGCTGTTGCCAAGGGCGTTCCAACAGCCATGAAAAAATTGATCTCGACGAGTCGTTCGTGA
- a CDS encoding HIT family protein, giving the protein MTDKKCPYCEFDEYDIIDKNEFAVILPDSNPLSKGHCVVTPLRHVRSFFDITSKEHQGLLTLLEIARHETQLRHQPAGFHISFNDGEVFGQNSDHFHIHVIPYYKNQPLKLDQRWGIQKD; this is encoded by the coding sequence ATGACTGACAAGAAATGTCCGTATTGCGAATTTGATGAATATGACATCATTGATAAGAATGAATTTGCTGTAATTTTACCTGATTCTAATCCGTTATCTAAAGGCCACTGTGTGGTAACACCACTGCGCCATGTTCGTTCTTTTTTTGACATCACTTCTAAAGAACATCAAGGCCTGCTTACACTTCTTGAAATTGCGCGCCATGAAACACAGCTTCGCCATCAACCAGCCGGTTTCCATATTAGCTTCAATGATGGTGAAGTGTTTGGACAAAATTCAGATCATTTCCACATTCATGTCATTCCATACTATAAAAACCAACCGTTGAAACTTGACCAACGTTGGGGCATACAAAAGGATTAA
- a CDS encoding LysR family transcriptional regulator, translating into MKSTIEELVAFITIIDTGSFVAAAEHLKQTPSGISRSLTRLETKLDVTLLERTTRKLKLTQEGQQFLIKARKILNELNAAEEELQKSDQGTAGLIRIDSATPFVLHVIAPLMHKFRECYPDIEIELNSNDQVIDLLQHKTDVAFRFGELNDSSLHAKLVCKSRLYIVASPDYLAVKGTPTQPQELEQHDLIGFTRPAYINSWPIKVGDEYFFAQSKIKASSGETVRQLTIRGHGIARLSEFEIWKDIQEGRLIALFEDQIEHQYQSIHAVYYQQEHLPKRIRLFIEFLAEQLKDGFKNAL; encoded by the coding sequence ATGAAATCAACAATTGAAGAACTTGTTGCCTTTATCACAATTATTGATACAGGTTCGTTTGTCGCTGCCGCAGAACATTTAAAACAAACACCTTCAGGGATTAGTCGATCTTTAACACGCTTAGAGACTAAGTTAGATGTCACCTTGTTAGAGCGAACAACACGTAAGTTGAAATTGACTCAAGAAGGGCAGCAGTTTCTTATAAAGGCTCGTAAAATCTTAAATGAGCTGAATGCAGCTGAAGAAGAACTACAAAAATCTGATCAGGGTACTGCGGGACTCATTCGCATTGATTCGGCTACACCTTTTGTTTTACACGTGATTGCACCATTAATGCATAAGTTTCGTGAGTGCTATCCAGATATTGAAATTGAGTTAAATAGTAATGATCAAGTGATTGACTTATTGCAGCATAAAACTGATGTAGCATTTCGATTTGGGGAACTTAATGATTCGAGTCTTCATGCAAAATTAGTTTGCAAAAGCCGTTTATATATTGTGGCAAGTCCGGATTATTTGGCGGTTAAAGGCACACCCACACAACCACAGGAACTCGAACAACATGATTTGATTGGATTCACTAGACCTGCCTATATTAATAGCTGGCCGATTAAAGTCGGTGATGAATATTTCTTTGCACAATCAAAAATTAAAGCATCGAGTGGAGAGACGGTACGTCAACTTACCATTAGAGGGCATGGCATTGCGCGGTTATCTGAATTTGAAATTTGGAAAGATATTCAAGAAGGGCGATTGATTGCATTATTTGAAGATCAAATTGAACATCAATATCAAAGCATCCATGCTGTGTATTATCAACAAGAGCATCTACCAAAACGAATCCGTTTATTCATTGAGTTTTTGGCAGAACAGTTAAAAGATGGTTTTAAAAACGCTCTCTAA